ATGATTAACCCTTAGTAATCATGTGTTGGCGTAACCTCAAACATCACAATATTGGTTTTTACCAGACGTCTACATGAAAGCATGCAAGGTGTGTATGCTTGCATCTGAAAATCTTTATGTGCACTTGTTGTAGCTACATTCAAGAACTTTTCCAGTTGTTGATTTCACTTTAAACTATTGCCTATGGTAGCAAATACTGGGTGAGAGGGTGACACAAAACAAAAGATACATATTTAAAAACAAGGCCCCTATGCTTAAagtcttttctttgttttgtgcGGTACTTTTGTATGATGTGTGCTACCACATGCTACAGTGATCAACCAACTAACCGAGTGAGTTTTAAGCACTTTGAACATCAACATACAAGGGCAGGTTGTAATTTTTAGCACACATTGCAGTAATTCACACGTGCTTTTTGTGGCACAACACACCAAGACAATGGAGACGACAAAAGCAACAAATTATTTCCATCACCTGTTCATCCCGTGTGTCAAACTCAGCTCCGCAGAGTGAGCAGCACATGACAGTTGACACCTTGAGATCCTCGCTTTCTGGAACTGGCACATTATCTGCAGAATGCAAAAGTTTTTCAAAATCTCAAACAGTTATAATTAGAAAGCATTGCACAATTTATTAGAAGCTGGCATGACTTCCAAATGATTATTTAAATGCAGCAACAAAACATAGCTGCCTATCATAACAGCTGAAACAAAGCATGACTAAAAATGATCCTAAAATTAAGTGCGCATGTGCATGCATGCATACCCCCAAACACACACAATCACACGCACATGCATTTTTTCTTCCTTAATTTTTTCTCTCGCTCACTCACCGATTCACTCTCGCGGTGTAAGCACAGGGTCCTAAAAAATTATCCAGTACCGAACAGAACCAGCACAACAAGGCATGCTCGAAAAACTGGCCTCCTATATTTGTCTCCCCATTTTGCGGTCGCCACAATTTTAGGCGTTACTATTACCAACTCATGCAACTCAATTCTGCCTCAATATGTTGAGTTTAGGTTCATGCAGCAGATGCAGCATGAATTTGTTTTGTTAATTACCATGTCTGAAGCTGGGTGATGAATAGAACTCCTGCTCCAACTGCGGAGTGCAGTTGGCAAGCGAGAGACCAGTCAGGTATCGTTCAACCTTGAATGGGTCAGTCAACTGCCAGGTGAAGAAATTTGGATAAGATGGGGCCTCGGCGGTACTTTGGCCTGATGTAGTTGGTTCTGCTGACGCTTCGGCCATACTGAAAAGCAAGTAAAGAAATTGGAAACCAAAAATGTCAATTAGTTAGGTTTTCTTATCCTCATTTGTGTATTTATTACACAAATGAGGACCTGCTTTACCTAGGTCTTACAATAATGCATAACCTAAAGTGGTACACAcatattgataatgtttgctCTAGGACCTCACAAAAATTGTacatattaagaaaaaaacttCAGGATGCTAGTATGGACATAAAACTTCttgcttttaaaactttcataCAGCCAATATTGGAATATACTAGTATTGTCTGGAGTCCCCACCAAAAAGTGcttgtaaataaacttgaacgCATACAACGGCTTGCAGCTCGCTTTATATGCTCGAGATATAAGCAGAACGACTCAATCACAGAAATGCTACAACTATGTGATCTCGAGGCGCTCCACAAGCACAGACGCAAAAATAGATTAaagtttctttttcaattattagaAGGTGAGTTTAAAATTAACAGAAATGACTACATAAAACAACCTGGGAAACGAAGCGAGAGGGCGAACCATACACGAGTACTGCAACCTTATTTTGCACGAACAAAGGCGTTCCGTCATACTTTCTTCCCCTATGTCATCGAAGATTAGAATGGGTTACCGAGTAACATTGTCAATACGGGTGATGTTAATGAGTTTGTGCACTTACTTGATTTACATTTATGCgatttattgtaaatattattGTGATTGTTATTCGTTGCTTTGCGAATCAGGGTGTGTGTTTTTCGCTTGGAATGCAGAGCTTTCACGGATTTGTATATTTGTATACCTGGTTTATCATTGGGAGATGTGTAGTTATATCCCCAATTTGTTTGTACAGTGTGTCATACctttcctgtaatgaccctcaataaagggttgacagtatttctaaataaaggtaataataataataatagaactgTGACACCACTGAATGAATATACGTGCATTCAACATCTACATTAGTATTTTTTTACAGTGACTTCATTGTATGTAATTACtaccgtattgttaatttttatgTATAATTACTAGCCATGTCTTGCACTTTTCACAATTTGTATAACTATACACCTTTCTCAAACAGACATTACTTTTCATAGCCTGTTTTTAGCACAGTAACTATCTTTCATGCTTGATTTTGTCTACAATTACTTTTAGCTGTGTAATTATGCAcattttaattattattattaaataatTCCTCATTATTTTCTCATTATTATTAATTAAACATTTCTCTAATTAaatggaaccagcggcaagattgcgacccTTCCCCCTTCAAGGTGAATACTGGCTATCGCGTAAtcaccttgaagggggagggggtcgctattttgccgctggttccatatcagcaacgaatggttgttttgctcgccgtgagatgacgcgaaaacagactgtggttgctctcactcccgcttgaacgcgctgccagcagccaccgGAGCGCACAGGCCatgcgctcccgtgttcccttttaTAAAAATTGATACTGTACGTATGTAGTGTACATCCGTGGACATGTGATGGATGTCTGAAATATCCTAAATGTACGTCCCGTCGTATGCCTAACAGATATCGGTGGTTAACTGGGCTCTAGAGGTCACTAGGAGCTTTTCCATAGAGGaagaaacacaaagaaataaaagaggtATGCCATAATAGCACCACTGTAAAAAgcattaaatattttttttacataGAAAGTGTTTAACCTGCTTTGCCTAGAATGTGCGTTTATGGTCAGATGTCTGTAATCGTCACTGCAGTTGCCACAATGTACCAGAAAGACAACCAAATATCAAAATTAACTGCCATTAGCCTGTTACACATCTTCGAAATAGACAATGAAGAAGTTTATAAAAGATGAAAAGGTATTTTTAAAGAATAGACATTTTCCATTCAACATGGCAACCAGTTCATAATAATCGTGAACTAGAGTCCCATACAAGTTCCAATACATCAAGgtctaaaataatttttttacccTATGTTGGCATCAGAATTTTGCCTCATGATGCTTCCCAACAAAAGATTATGAGATTCTTTATATCTATGACACATTACATTTCTTTCCGGGCTCCCGTAATGGCTCTGTGCTTGTGGTTAAGGTTCACGGCAGCTAACCTGAAAAACGTGAGTTCAATTCCACACGTGGCAGTGGCATTTCGTTGAAAACATATTGCTCGAAATCCGTGCACTGTGGGATgttggtgcatgttgaagaacctcAGACGGTCAAAATTATCTAGAGCCCATCATTACAGGCTAATAGCCCTGGTTGCTTTGGGATGTTACACCTCATAAACCAACCAACATTACAGTTCTACCAGCATGCAACAAAACTGGTGTCACAGGCAAATGCTTACTTCCATGTCAGCAACGTTATTATTGTCAAGATTATAGGTCCACCAGCACTCTTATACACACGTACTACTGCCATAAAATGCCACATAGCAATACAAATGCACACTTATTTTTCAAAACTGCTGCACTGAGTGAGACTTCATTCTAGGTGCACAAAGCAACAATGCCAGAGCCAATAGTATATGCCCAGCATGTTACAGACTAatacaaaatatttatttttaatatCATTCAGTACATTACGAAGGCACCCACCAATACTGCTACTATAAAACGCAACAACGCATATAAACTGATTTATTATTAAACTAGGAGGATGTAGCTATCTTAATAAATATATTGAGATCTGACTTGCTGTGTAGCAGCAGTACAATCCCCAGAATTATTTAGGGGTACTCACGTGATGCTGGACATAGTGGCTTTGTCAGTGGTGCCGAGATGCTAGTAAGCTTTTGTATGTGATCCCGTTTTTATATATGATGTCCTACTTTGCGGGATTTCGGAGAAGCAATAGCATTGTACTCATTCTTAATTGCGTCTGCTCACAGAAAAAAGCTGACATGAAACCTCTGCGAAAACCGATCTCTCTTCATTAATCTTGATTATTTGTGTACGTTCATGAATATAGAAATGGGAAATAAGCTGGCCATATTTACTCAAGCCGATCGTAATTTTTGATGCGCATAGTACGTGGTAGCACAAtcagaaggggaaaaaaaatgtaTGAGCACAATACGTTTAATTTTTTGGTCAACGCGTTGAACATCAGGTGCTtcgtttcttcttcctttttaaTATATGTATGCGCGAAATGAAATACGGTTAGCAGAAGGCAAATACGTCACCGCGGGCTCTAGTTTGACGCGGTTGACGTGGTCTTACAAAGAGCTAATACCGAGTTTGCCAGTAAGACGCAAAAAGACAATGTATTCATGGCAAACCTGTGTGAACGAGAAGCACTTGATCGATCATACAGCTGTTACGCAACGTCTGATTCCATTGCATACTTTCTCTGAAATGTGAGGTTCCTGTACATTGGTGCCCGTCGTGCAGGTCGAAATACGGCCAAATGCGTTATTAACTGTCCCTTCCATACGCACCTGACAGCAGAAATGAATGAATGGTTGAATGAATGAAGACACAACTCACATTTCGGCAAACCACGCGCACCCCCAGCCCCCACTAGACTTCAAACTGTAGTTTCACTACTACTTTCGCTGGCTCACCGCTGGCTTTACCTTGGCTGCAGCTTAGCCACAATGCTTACACTGCAGAATGACAGATGGAGCCAGTTGCAGTGACCGCGCTTTTTCCCCCCCTGTTCGCGGTTTTTCATACGCTTCTTTTGCTTTACTTCGAGGCCAGAGATGACAGCAGCCGATAAGCCGCTATCAGCTGCGCGTTACACTAGTGGGAGATGTGTAAGGCCTGCGAGGTTACTACATCGCCCGTAGGACAGTCATATTAGGAGCAGGCACCTCGTTTTATTTTCTGCACGCATTCAACGTAACGTTGCGTTTTTTTTCTGGTTGCTTCGAAGTTAAGTAACACACAAATAGCTCGAAAGTCTCACGTTCGTAAACTTCATTAACCGTAAAACTTTTTTCGTAAACGTCCCGATCGTATAGTAATCCGACTAGTTTAGGACAACAACAAGAACGAAACAATGGGACCCGTTTGGCTGGCTGTTCTTGGCACGGCTGAAAATACTGCACGCATTGCTCTGCCTTGCCTGTCGGCAGCAGCCGCCTGGAAGCAGTCTGCTGCGATCGCGCGCACAAGCTCCTGGAAGCGGAGAGCTCCGGGACTTTGCCGCGTATCGCGCATTCATACGTTCTCCACCGACATGAATTGGTCGGCGAAACTGCAACGCTTACTGGAGAATTTCGACATCACGCGAATCAGTAAGTCTCTTGCGTTGTATGAATTATGTCTCCCGCTATCCAACGCTTTCATCGACGTTGTACTGTGTAGTAACGTTTGCGACCCAtgcattttctctctttcttcaatGACTACCTCAGACACGAAGTGAAGTTCATAAAGGTGTCTACTGATTTCTTCATAATAAGAGAGGTGCGCAGAGCGGATTAGCGAAAACAATCGCTCGCGATGATCGGGGCGCGAATTCAGTGGTGTGCGAGGGAAAGCGCGGTGGCTGCTGTTCACTGCGTGGCATCGAGCGCGCCTCGAATGTTCCCGCACCGCTGCATTTTTCTCCGCCGCAGGTTTCTATCATGAGAAGTGCAAGCTGTTTTTCGTCGGCGATCAGCACATGGGTTTCATTCGGCCCAACGATTGGATACATCTGGCCCCTTACAAGGACGCCTTTCACTACGACATCAAAACGAACCGGGTTCTCTTGAATCCGAGCTGGAAGACGTACGAAGAACGCACCGTGAAGGTTGCCGACGTCTTGCAAGATTTACGGAAGAAGAAAATCTTCAAGACGCTCAACGGCTGGAGGAACGAAGTATGTGTTCTATTCCTCTTGTTTACGTGCGCTCACCGTCTGCGCTGGACAATTCTATTTATAGATGCGCGCGTCCGTTCAGCTGCAGCACATTACTAAATCGTAGCTGAAGCGAGAAAGTGTGACTATCGTGGCATTATGTCATCTATGACAACCATcggttctctttctttttttcttgttttcgttCTTCTCTCCTTCTTATTAGTGCTACGAAGTCAGCGCCAGGTTCGGAGACAAAGCTGCGATGAAGATGGAAAGAGCCGCTACATGTGAGTGACTGCATGACGATCTTGAATCCTTAATCGCTTTTGCGAAACCATCTTGCAACGTGATAACAAGACgcatgtgctttcttgttttgttttcttgaagGCTTATTCGGTCTGAAGCGATATGGAGTGCACATAAATGGATACGTGAAGCGGCCCGATGGATCTATGAGCGTCTGGTTTCAGCGGAGATCAGCAACGAAGGAAACCTTTCCAAACAAGATCGATAACTTGGTAATAATTATTGTGTGCGTGTTTATTCGTAGTAGCGTG
Above is a window of Rhipicephalus microplus isolate Deutch F79 chromosome 1, USDA_Rmic, whole genome shotgun sequence DNA encoding:
- the LOC142806752 gene encoding uncharacterized protein LOC142806752, with product MGPVWLAVLGTAENTARIALPCLSAAAAWKQSAAIARTSSWKRRAPGLCRVSRIHTFSTDMNWSAKLQRLLENFDITRISFYHEKCKLFFVGDQHMGFIRPNDWIHLAPYKDAFHYDIKTNRVLLNPSWKTYEERTVKVADVLQDLRKKKIFKTLNGWRNECYEVSARFGDKAAMKMERAATCLFGLKRYGVHINGYVKRPDGSMSVWFQRRSATKETFPNKIDNLVTGGFCVGYTLTECVRKEAQEEASLPDHLLSAIRPAGNVSFVYEDDRGIFPETIFVFDLELPADFEPHCSDNEVDNFYLMTIPEVKNLVLSEEFKITSCPILLDFLVRHHFLLPDDEPNYCQLMDTVHMPLHNFYPSAMVPTGDTKHRLHNNS